A section of the Solitalea canadensis DSM 3403 genome encodes:
- a CDS encoding TrmH family RNA methyltransferase, which translates to MLDIISSTQNPKIKNVLKLQEKSSERRKQHLIVFEGNRELDLALNAGFNIKTLFVCKDVWGDERIEGVSQRDIFYISKDVFDKIAYREGSDGLIIVAEPKYLTLETLALSPNPFLIILEAVEKPGNLGAILRTADASQADAVIVCDPRTDIYNPNAIRSSVGCVFTTQIVASTNEEVLAWLRSKGITSYAAALTATEFYHETDMAKPCAIVMGTEATGLTDHWLSGANKQIKIPMRGKIDSLNVSTSTAILAFEAMRQRGF; encoded by the coding sequence ATGCTTGATATAATATCCTCAACCCAAAATCCTAAAATAAAAAACGTATTAAAGCTGCAGGAAAAGTCATCCGAACGCCGTAAGCAACACCTGATTGTTTTTGAAGGAAATCGGGAGTTGGATTTGGCATTAAATGCAGGATTTAACATAAAGACGCTTTTTGTATGTAAGGATGTTTGGGGTGATGAGCGGATTGAAGGGGTGAGCCAGCGGGATATTTTTTATATAAGTAAAGATGTTTTTGATAAGATCGCTTACCGCGAAGGCTCTGACGGTTTAATTATTGTTGCTGAACCCAAATACTTAACGCTTGAAACCTTAGCGCTTTCTCCAAATCCCTTCCTGATCATTTTAGAAGCGGTTGAAAAGCCGGGTAATCTGGGTGCTATTTTAAGAACAGCAGACGCTTCACAAGCAGATGCAGTTATTGTTTGTGATCCTCGTACAGACATCTATAATCCCAATGCAATACGGTCAAGTGTTGGTTGTGTGTTTACAACACAGATTGTCGCCTCAACTAATGAAGAAGTATTAGCCTGGTTAAGAAGTAAAGGAATAACAAGTTACGCAGCAGCATTAACAGCAACTGAATTTTACCATGAAACAGATATGGCCAAACCTTGCGCCATTGTGATGGGTACTGAGGCTACGGGTTTAACCGATCATTGGTTAAGCGGGGCCAATAAGCAGATTAAAATTCCGATGAGGGGAAAAATCGATTCTCTAAATGTTTCTACAAGTACTGCAATTTTAGCTTTTGAAGCCATGCGCCAAAGAGGTTTTTGA
- a CDS encoding MutS-related protein: MATGLMDQYNNRITYLTNEIQRYSKLVNNYSLARLATIIGGFLFFFLSLQYGNPWISSLIAFTIIFLFAWLVSKQSKYEGQKDYLHNLKSIIENEVANKIFRTNIYDDGERFMDDHHHYTSDLDIFGNRSLFHFINRCSTFLGNNTLANWFKAPTATATVTERQSAIKEIASKDEWRTHFQAVLLFNNKADNSLIDKLVNYINQPVVPMRILRFYVISIAPFLFLGVLIFSSLNPSVSGLLIILSLIHLAIVFRHQLYVNKTDALIGKTGKTLGLFSAAFKAIEDEKWNTALCTELSNNVNGKENHRISGAINQLSALIKKLDYRLNIYVGIVLNSIFLWDLRQVFAIEDWKTQNKAAIGEAFEHLAVFEALNSLAAFEVNHPENCYPEVVESEKYLYVAEGISHPLIDQNIRVANDYELSNENKIDIITGSNMAGKSTFLRTLGVNAVLALSGASVVAKTMKLSPINLVSYMRIRDSLNESTSTFKAELDRLQMILEVVKDQPQTFFLIDEMLRGTNSVDKYRGSKAVVEKLVAQNGVGIVATHDLQIAHLIQKYPDYVRNFYFDIQVENDEMHFDYKFKKGECKTFNASLLLKQIGIEVE; encoded by the coding sequence ATGGCTACTGGTTTAATGGACCAATACAATAATCGCATTACCTACTTAACGAATGAAATTCAGCGCTACAGCAAACTGGTAAACAACTATTCATTAGCACGATTGGCAACAATTATTGGAGGGTTTCTTTTCTTCTTTCTTTCACTACAGTATGGCAATCCATGGATAAGCAGCTTGATTGCGTTTACTATTATCTTCTTATTTGCCTGGTTAGTTTCAAAGCAAAGTAAATATGAAGGACAAAAAGATTACCTACATAATCTAAAGTCGATCATTGAAAACGAAGTTGCCAATAAAATCTTTAGAACGAATATTTATGATGATGGAGAACGGTTTATGGATGACCATCATCATTACACATCCGATCTGGATATTTTCGGCAATCGTTCATTATTTCATTTTATTAACAGGTGCTCAACTTTCTTAGGAAATAATACTCTTGCGAACTGGTTTAAGGCACCAACAGCGACTGCCACTGTAACCGAAAGACAAAGCGCCATTAAAGAAATTGCCAGCAAGGATGAATGGCGAACCCATTTTCAAGCAGTCTTATTATTTAACAATAAGGCCGACAATAGCTTAATAGATAAGCTTGTAAATTATATTAATCAACCCGTGGTTCCCATGCGTATACTGAGATTTTATGTCATAAGTATTGCTCCGTTTTTGTTTTTAGGCGTTCTGATCTTCTCCTCTTTAAATCCTTCTGTCAGCGGGTTATTAATTATTCTTTCGTTAATTCACTTGGCGATTGTTTTTCGTCACCAGTTGTATGTAAACAAAACTGATGCGCTTATAGGAAAAACAGGTAAAACATTGGGCCTTTTTTCCGCCGCATTTAAAGCGATTGAGGATGAAAAATGGAATACAGCACTTTGTACTGAACTATCAAACAACGTAAATGGAAAAGAAAACCATAGGATTTCAGGTGCTATCAATCAACTTTCAGCTTTAATTAAAAAGCTTGATTATCGTTTAAATATATATGTTGGCATTGTATTAAACTCCATATTCCTTTGGGACCTTCGACAGGTTTTCGCTATTGAAGATTGGAAAACCCAAAATAAAGCAGCCATTGGCGAAGCTTTTGAACATCTAGCCGTTTTTGAAGCATTAAACAGTCTTGCAGCATTCGAGGTAAATCATCCGGAAAATTGTTACCCCGAAGTTGTGGAGAGTGAAAAGTACTTATATGTTGCCGAAGGCATTTCACATCCATTAATTGACCAGAACATTCGGGTTGCTAACGACTACGAACTCAGTAATGAAAACAAGATAGATATAATTACAGGCTCTAATATGGCAGGAAAAAGCACTTTCTTGCGTACTTTAGGTGTTAATGCCGTACTGGCTCTTAGCGGCGCTTCTGTCGTTGCCAAGACAATGAAACTCTCCCCAATTAATCTGGTCAGCTATATGCGAATCAGAGATTCGTTGAATGAAAGCACATCAACATTCAAAGCTGAGCTAGATCGTTTACAGATGATTCTTGAAGTTGTAAAAGATCAGCCTCAAACATTTTTCCTGATAGATGAAATGTTGCGCGGAACTAACTCTGTTGATAAATACCGTGGATCAAAAGCAGTAGTTGAAAAACTGGTTGCTCAAAACGGCGTAGGGATTGTTGCTACTCATGATCTGCAAATTGCCCACCTTATTCAAAAATACCCAGACTACGTTCGTAATTTTTATTTTGACATTCAGGTAGAAAATGACGAGATGCACTTCGATTATAAATTTAAAAAAGGAGAGTGTAAAACGTTCAACGCATCTTTATTGTTAAAACAAATTGGGATTGAAGTCGAATAA
- a CDS encoding FeoB-associated Cys-rich membrane protein, producing MIQQILVGLVFLIAVWYVGRMVYRQVKPKNNSCGSNCKCGVDFSDIEKNISKQ from the coding sequence ATGATTCAACAAATTTTAGTAGGATTAGTATTCCTGATCGCTGTTTGGTATGTTGGCCGGATGGTCTATAGGCAGGTAAAACCAAAGAATAATAGTTGTGGTTCAAACTGTAAATGTGGTGTAGATTTTAGTGATATAGAGAAGAATATATCTAAACAATAA
- the typA gene encoding translational GTPase TypA, whose protein sequence is MQNIRNIAIIAHVDHGKTTTVDKILHTCQLFRDNQDAGELILDNNDLERERGITIVSKNVSVNYKGTKINIIDTPGHADFGGEVERVLKMADGVLLLVDAFEGPMPQTRFVTQKALALGLKPIVVINKVDKENCRPDEVQEKVFELFFNLEATEEQLDFTTLYGSSKHSWMSTDYKVKTEDFTALLDAVIEHIPAPPVSEGTLQMQITSLDFSKFVGRIAVGRVARGSISENQPVTLMKKDGKLVKSRVKELYTFEGLGKVKVDTVKAGDICAVVGIEGFDIGDTIADFENPEALPVMHIDEPTMNMLFTINNSPFFGKEGKFVTSRHLIERLEKEMEKNLALKVEPTASNDSYLVFGRGILHLSVLIETMRREGYELQVGQPQVIIKEIDGVKCEPIETLIVDVPAETAGKVIELATMRKGELLVMEPKGDLQHLEFEIPSRGIIGLRNSVLTATAGEAIMAHRFKSYEPWKGEISQRSAGVLVSMDKGSSTAYRIDKLQDRGIFFVDPGEEVYEGMIIGEHSRDSDLTVNITEGKQLTNFRTTSKDDATRIAPATKFSLEEAMEYIQADEYVEVTPVSMRLRKIILKENERLVAAKKKA, encoded by the coding sequence ATGCAAAACATTAGAAACATTGCGATTATCGCACACGTTGACCACGGTAAAACTACAACGGTTGACAAAATCTTACACACTTGCCAGTTGTTCCGTGATAACCAGGATGCAGGTGAGTTAATCCTTGATAATAACGACCTGGAGCGTGAGCGTGGTATCACCATCGTTTCAAAAAACGTTTCGGTTAACTATAAAGGGACCAAAATCAACATTATTGATACTCCAGGCCACGCCGACTTTGGTGGCGAGGTTGAACGCGTATTGAAAATGGCTGACGGTGTATTATTATTAGTAGACGCTTTTGAAGGCCCAATGCCTCAAACTCGTTTCGTAACCCAGAAAGCACTTGCTTTAGGCTTAAAACCTATTGTAGTTATTAATAAGGTTGATAAAGAAAACTGCCGTCCTGATGAAGTTCAGGAGAAAGTTTTTGAATTATTCTTCAACCTTGAAGCTACAGAGGAACAGTTAGATTTCACTACTCTATATGGTTCATCTAAGCACAGCTGGATGAGCACGGATTATAAAGTTAAAACTGAAGACTTTACTGCTCTTTTAGATGCTGTTATTGAACACATTCCAGCACCTCCCGTTTCTGAAGGTACTTTGCAAATGCAAATCACTTCTTTAGATTTCTCTAAATTCGTAGGTCGTATTGCAGTTGGTCGTGTTGCACGCGGAAGCATCTCTGAAAACCAACCGGTTACATTAATGAAAAAAGATGGCAAACTGGTTAAATCGCGTGTAAAAGAACTTTACACTTTTGAAGGTTTAGGTAAAGTAAAGGTAGATACAGTAAAAGCAGGTGATATTTGTGCCGTAGTTGGTATTGAAGGTTTTGACATTGGTGATACTATTGCCGATTTTGAAAATCCTGAAGCATTACCGGTAATGCACATTGATGAACCTACAATGAACATGTTGTTCACCATCAATAACTCACCATTCTTTGGTAAAGAAGGTAAATTCGTTACTTCTCGTCACTTAATTGAGCGTTTGGAGAAGGAAATGGAGAAAAACCTTGCATTAAAAGTTGAGCCTACTGCTTCAAATGATTCTTACTTAGTATTCGGTCGTGGTATTCTTCACTTATCGGTTTTAATTGAAACCATGCGTCGCGAAGGCTATGAATTACAAGTTGGTCAGCCACAGGTAATCATCAAAGAAATTGACGGTGTTAAATGTGAGCCGATTGAAACCTTAATCGTTGACGTACCTGCTGAAACTGCGGGTAAAGTAATCGAGTTGGCAACTATGCGTAAAGGTGAATTATTAGTAATGGAGCCTAAAGGCGACTTACAACACCTTGAGTTTGAAATTCCATCTCGCGGTATCATTGGTTTACGTAACAGTGTACTAACTGCTACTGCCGGTGAAGCTATTATGGCGCACCGTTTCAAATCATATGAGCCTTGGAAAGGTGAAATCTCTCAGCGTTCGGCTGGAGTATTGGTTTCTATGGATAAAGGTTCTTCAACAGCATATCGTATCGATAAGTTGCAAGATCGTGGTATTTTCTTTGTTGATCCGGGAGAAGAAGTTTATGAAGGTATGATTATCGGTGAACATAGCCGCGATTCAGACTTAACCGTAAACATTACTGAAGGTAAACAGTTAACCAACTTCCGTACTACTTCTAAAGACGATGCAACTCGTATTGCCCCGGCAACTAAGTTCTCTTTAGAAGAAGCAATGGAATACATTCAGGCTGACGAATACGTGGAGGTAACTCCAGTAAGCATGCGTTTACGTAAAATCATTTTGAAAGAGAACGAACGCTTGGTTGCTGCTAAGAAAAAAGCATAA
- the porV gene encoding type IX secretion system outer membrane channel protein PorV: MKPINKHFAVALSLSISILAGSKASAQDVQTDGRSGNSITTAVPFLLIGPDSRAGGMGDAGGSTTADVSSMHWNPAKYAFAESKAGIGLDYSPWLRSLGIQDIILAYMSGYYKIDDQQTIASSVRFFSLGELTFTDNTGQVFGQYNPSEYAIDAAYIRKLSEYFSMAIAARYIHSNLGSGNISTIDFNPGNAFACDVAIYYNKDVTFLNTNSNVAWGVNISNIGTKMQYGSRKNFLPTNLRLSGASTFKFDENNSLAVTLDINKLLVPTNPIYDDEGNIIAGEDPNKTVPAGIFGSFSDAPGGFKEEMQEINFASGLEYWYSNLIALRTGYFYENPNKGNRQYFTVGAGLKYDDISFDFSYLIPGKQNNPMEKTLRFSLLFNFGKKSNSL, from the coding sequence ATGAAGCCTATAAACAAGCATTTTGCAGTAGCGCTCTCACTCTCAATATCCATTTTAGCAGGTTCAAAGGCATCGGCTCAAGATGTACAAACAGATGGCCGATCGGGTAATTCTATTACAACAGCTGTGCCATTCTTGTTAATTGGCCCTGATTCGCGTGCCGGAGGGATGGGAGATGCAGGTGGTTCAACAACTGCTGATGTTAGTTCTATGCACTGGAATCCTGCTAAATATGCTTTTGCAGAATCTAAAGCTGGAATTGGCTTAGACTATAGTCCTTGGTTGCGTTCTTTAGGTATACAAGATATAATACTAGCCTATATGTCTGGGTATTACAAGATTGATGATCAACAAACCATCGCTTCTTCAGTTCGTTTCTTTTCATTAGGTGAGCTAACTTTTACAGACAATACAGGGCAGGTTTTCGGACAATACAATCCGAGTGAATATGCTATCGACGCTGCCTACATACGTAAACTTAGTGAATACTTTTCTATGGCCATAGCTGCACGTTATATTCACTCCAATCTAGGTTCTGGCAATATTAGCACAATTGATTTTAATCCGGGAAATGCGTTCGCATGCGATGTCGCCATCTACTATAATAAGGATGTGACTTTTTTAAACACCAATAGCAATGTTGCATGGGGCGTTAACATTTCGAACATCGGAACTAAGATGCAGTATGGTTCACGTAAAAATTTTCTTCCAACAAATTTAAGATTATCAGGGGCCTCAACTTTTAAGTTTGATGAGAACAATTCATTAGCAGTTACCCTGGATATTAACAAATTGTTAGTACCTACTAATCCGATCTATGATGATGAAGGAAATATTATTGCTGGAGAGGATCCTAATAAAACAGTTCCGGCAGGCATCTTCGGTTCGTTTAGCGATGCTCCGGGCGGCTTTAAGGAAGAAATGCAGGAAATCAACTTTGCTAGTGGCTTAGAATATTGGTACAGCAACCTGATTGCTTTACGCACAGGCTACTTTTATGAAAATCCAAACAAAGGCAATCGCCAGTATTTTACAGTTGGAGCAGGTCTAAAGTATGACGATATCAGTTTTGATTTCTCTTACCTGATTCCTGGAAAACAAAACAATCCGATGGAAAAGACATTACGTTTTTCATTGCTTTTTAATTTTGGCAAGAAATCCAACTCACTTTAG
- a CDS encoding SUMF1/EgtB/PvdO family nonheme iron enzyme — translation MKRTTRYLILAFAFGLPMSFIACNKKERSSTTGWNYNDPKNGGFQKISLKKDPVGPGLVPIEGGTFVMGSLEQDLAYENDNTERRVTVTSFYMDETEVRNIDWLEYLYWLGRVYKGMPEVYERALPDSLVWRKPLAYNEPYVDNYLRHPAFADYPVVGVSWSQASEYCIWRTDRANESILVNKGILKSDPNQTDANNFNTDSYYAGQYEGVVKKNVKNLDPTATNKTRSVRYSDGILLPGSYRLPSEAEWEYAALALKGNVKYENITQKKIYPWNGLTLRSSEGKTQGLFLANFKRGRGDNAGIAGYLNDNADITSPAKSYLPNDYGLYCMAGNVNEWVQDVYRPLSFEDISDQNPFRGNQFTVKQKDSKGVYAKKDSLGRIPRVPDTVGRLVDGTKIIKKYDVRDQDDEATLYGYGKTSLVNNRSRVYKGGSWNDRAYWLTPGARRFMDQDSSSAEVGFRCAMGRVGAPGVGKTKRPNFK, via the coding sequence ATGAAAAGAACTACGAGATATCTGATATTGGCCTTTGCATTTGGTTTGCCGATGTCGTTCATTGCGTGTAACAAAAAAGAACGATCATCTACAACCGGATGGAATTACAACGACCCTAAGAATGGCGGTTTTCAAAAAATAAGTTTGAAAAAGGATCCGGTAGGCCCTGGTTTAGTCCCTATTGAGGGAGGAACTTTTGTAATGGGTTCATTGGAGCAAGATCTTGCTTATGAAAACGATAATACAGAAAGACGTGTAACTGTTACATCTTTTTATATGGATGAAACAGAGGTTCGTAATATTGACTGGTTAGAATATTTATACTGGTTAGGTCGTGTATATAAAGGTATGCCTGAAGTTTACGAACGTGCATTACCTGACTCACTGGTTTGGAGAAAACCATTGGCTTACAACGAGCCTTATGTAGATAACTATTTGCGTCACCCTGCTTTTGCTGATTATCCGGTTGTTGGTGTTAGCTGGAGCCAGGCAAGTGAATATTGTATTTGGAGAACTGACCGTGCTAATGAGTCTATCTTGGTTAATAAAGGCATTTTAAAGTCTGATCCTAATCAAACTGATGCTAACAACTTTAATACTGATTCTTATTATGCAGGACAGTATGAAGGGGTTGTTAAGAAGAACGTTAAGAACCTTGATCCAACTGCAACGAATAAAACTCGTTCGGTTCGTTACTCAGACGGTATTTTATTACCAGGTTCATACCGTTTACCGTCAGAAGCTGAATGGGAATATGCAGCGTTGGCATTAAAAGGAAATGTTAAATACGAAAACATTACACAGAAAAAAATCTATCCTTGGAACGGTTTAACATTACGTAGTTCTGAAGGTAAAACTCAAGGTTTATTCTTAGCTAACTTTAAGCGTGGCCGTGGTGATAATGCCGGTATTGCAGGTTACCTGAACGATAATGCAGATATTACCTCTCCTGCAAAAAGCTATTTGCCTAACGATTACGGATTGTATTGTATGGCTGGTAACGTAAATGAGTGGGTACAAGATGTATATCGTCCACTTTCATTTGAAGATATCAGCGATCAGAATCCATTCCGTGGTAATCAGTTTACTGTTAAGCAAAAAGACAGTAAGGGTGTGTATGCTAAAAAAGACAGTTTAGGCCGTATTCCTCGTGTTCCTGATACAGTAGGTCGTTTAGTAGACGGTACTAAGATCATCAAGAAATACGATGTTAGAGATCAGGATGACGAAGCAACGTTGTATGGTTATGGTAAAACATCGTTGGTTAACAACCGTTCACGTGTTTACAAAGGTGGTTCATGGAATGATCGTGCATACTGGTTAACTCCTGGAGCTCGTCGCTTTATGGATCAGGATTCATCATCTGCTGAAGTTGGTTTCCGTTGTGCAATGGGTCGTGTAGGTGCACCTGGTGTAGGAAAAACAAAACGTCCAAATTTCAAATAA
- the ispF gene encoding 2-C-methyl-D-erythritol 2,4-cyclodiphosphate synthase, whose amino-acid sequence MNFRIGFGFDVHQLADGHPFYLGGVYLEEAKKGAFGHSDADVLLHAICDALLGAANLRDIGFHFKNTDARWKGISSLILLEETMKIIGEKGYKVGNIDCTVCLEAPKINPHIPAMQKAIAEKMGIDEDAVSIKATTNETLGFIGRHEGVTASAVALIYKI is encoded by the coding sequence ATGAATTTTAGAATAGGTTTTGGTTTTGATGTTCATCAACTTGCCGATGGACACCCTTTTTATTTAGGAGGAGTATATTTAGAGGAAGCTAAAAAAGGTGCATTCGGACATTCTGATGCCGATGTGCTCTTACACGCTATCTGTGACGCTTTACTTGGCGCTGCAAACTTACGCGACATTGGCTTTCATTTTAAAAATACCGATGCTCGCTGGAAAGGTATCAGCAGTTTAATCTTATTGGAAGAAACCATGAAGATCATCGGCGAAAAAGGATATAAAGTCGGCAATATTGATTGTACTGTTTGTTTAGAAGCACCAAAAATCAATCCGCACATTCCTGCCATGCAAAAAGCAATAGCAGAGAAAATGGGAATCGATGAAGATGCTGTTTCGATTAAAGCAACTACCAATGAAACGTTGGGATTTATTGGAAGACATGAAGGAGTTACAGCTTCTGCTGTTGCCCTGATTTATAAAATTTGA